A DNA window from Primulina tabacum isolate GXHZ01 chromosome 12, ASM2559414v2, whole genome shotgun sequence contains the following coding sequences:
- the LOC142520757 gene encoding ABC transporter G family member 11-like codes for MAATRSSEADDVMMEIESSKPQGKGMIVGGLSPLSESLWKEKANTEFVGDVSARLTWKDLTVVVTLSNGGTQNVLEKLSGYAEPGTFTALMGPSGSGKSTLLDALSGRLAANAFMSGIVMLNGRKAKLSFGTAAYVTQDDNLIGTLTVRETISYSARLRLPDRMPWSDKRALVESTIIEMGLQDCADTVIGNWHLRGVSGGERRRVSIAIEILMRPRLLFLDEPTSGLDSASAFFVTQTLRALSRDGRTVIASIHQPSSEVFELFDRLYLLSNGKTVYFGQASEAYEFFAQAGFPCPALRNPSDHFLRCINSDFDKVKATLKGSMKLRFVSDDDPLDRVTTNEAIRALLDSYRTSTYCYSAKEKIEGMSKVTGTVLDSGGSQASFFMQAYTLTKRSFVNMSRDFGYYWLRLVIYIVVTICIGTIYLNVGTGYNSILARGACASFVFGFVTFMSIGGFPSFVEDMKVFQRERLNGHYGVSVFVISNTLSAAPFLILITFISGTVCYFMVRLHPGFSHYLFFVLCLLASVTVVESLMMAIASVVPNFLMGIIIGAGIQGIFMLVSGYFRLPNDIPKPFWRYPMSYISFHFWALQGQYQNDLKGLIFDNQTPDLPKIPGEYILENVFQIDVNRSKWANLSVLFSMIIIYRIIFFIMIKFSEDVTPWIRACIARRRIQKKNANQNNTVTPFGLTQSPSLRSYAQNRPGIGKK; via the exons ATGGCAGCGACACGGAGCTCGGAGGCGGACGATGTTATGATGGAGATCGAGTCGAGTAAGCCGCAGGGTAAGGGAATGATAGTGGGGGGATTGAGCCCTTTGAGTGAGAGCCTGTGGAAGGAGAAAGCAAATACGGAGTTCGTGGGCGATGTCTCTGCGAGGCTTACATGGAAGGATTTGACTGTGGTGGTGACTCTGAGTAACGGGGGCACGCAGAATGTTCTGGAGAAGCTTTCGGGTTATGCGGAGCCGGGGACGTTTACGGCGCTCATGGGGCCGTCTGGATCCGGGAAGTCTACGCTTCTTGATGCGCTCTCCGGAAGGCTTGCTGCTAACGCGTTCATGTCCGGGATCGTTATGCTCAATGGCCGTAAAGCCAAGTTGTCATTCGGGACTGCT GCATATGTTACTCAAGACGACAACTTGATCGGCACTTTGACAGTTCGAGAAACGATTTCCTATTCGGCTCGATTGCGCCTCCCAGATCGAATGCCTTGGTCGGACAAGCGGGCGCTTGTGGAGAGCACCATAATCGAGATGGGGCTTCAGGATTGCGCGGACACTGTTATTGGAAACTGGCACTTGCGAGGCGTGAGTGGCGGAGAGAGGAGAAGGGTCAGCATCGCAATCGAGATCCTGATGAGGCCAAGATTGCTTTTCCTCGACGAACCAACCAGTGGACTAGACAG TGCATCGGCATTCTTTGTGACACAAACGTTGCGAGCTTTGTCCAGAGACGGGCGCACTGTTATTGCCTCCATACACCAGCCGAGCAGTGAGGTTTTTGAGCTGTTTGATCGATTGTACCTGCTCTCTAATGGGAAAACAGTGTACTTCGGCCAAGCTTCAGAAGCTTACGAG TTTTTTGCACAAGCTGGCTTCCCATGTCCGGCTCTCCGAAACCCATCAGACCATTTTCTACGCTGCATCAATTCTGACTTTGATAAAGTTAAAGCAACTCTCAAAGGATCCATGAAATTGCGG TTTGTGTCGGACGACGATCCTCTAGATAGAGTGACAACAAACGAAGCAATCCGAGCACTTCTAGACTCATATCGTACCTCAACCTACTGTTACTCAGCAAAAGAAAAGATCGAGGGGATGTCGAAAGTT ACTGGAACCGTGCTGGATTCTGGAGGGAGCCAGGCCAGTTTTTTCATGCAGGCTTACACCTTAACCAAACGCTCTTTCGTGAATATGTCGAGGGATTTCGGCTATTACTGGCTGAGGCTTGTCATCTACATCGTTGTCACGATTTGCATTGGAACCATTTACTTGAATGTGGGAACTGGATACAATTCGATCCTG GCTAGAGGTGCATGTGCATCATTTGTCTTCGGGTTCGTGACCTTCATGTCCATTGGTGGGTTTCCTTCGTTTGTGGAAGACATGAAG GTTTTCCAAAGGGAAAGGCTTAATGGGCACTACGGCGTGAGTGTTTTCGTGATCAGCAATACTTTATCTGCTGCGCCATTTCTCATACTGATCACCTTTATTTCCGGCACTGTGTGCTACTTCATGGTCCGCCTCCACCCCGGATTTTCACATTATCTATTCTTTGTCTTGTGCCTTCTCGCGAGTGTCACCGTTGTTGAGAGCCTCATGATGGCCATAGCCAGTGTTGTTCCTAATTTCCTCATGGGAATTATCATAGGTGCAGGAATCCAG GGAATATTCATGCTTGTCTCCGGTTACTTTCGACTCCCGAATGATATCCCGAAGCCCTTCTGGCGTTACCCAATGTCTTACATAAGTTTCCACTTCTGGGCTCTGCAG GGGCAATATCAAAATGATCTGAAAGGACTGATTTTCGATAATCAGACACCCGACCTTCCGAAGATTCCAGGAGAATATATTCTAGAAAACGTGTTCCAAATTGATGTGAACAGATCGAAATGGGCTAACCTGAGTGTTCTTTTCAGCATGATCATTATCTACCGCATCATCTTCTTCATTATGATCAAATTCAGCGAGGACGTAACCCCATGGATCCGTGCGTGCATTGCGCGACGtagaatacaaaagaaaaatgcaaaCCAGAATAACACTGTCACTCCCTTTGGCCTCACTCAGTCACCTTCTCTGAGGAGCTACGCCCAAAATCGTCCTGGCATTGGCAAGAAGTAG
- the LOC142521150 gene encoding uncharacterized protein LOC142521150, whose product MVLLLLAVFVLGAVTVVAMEAVGLWIFLRRLTRKVEREEIRAKDAASVLYDDLSSSLHEKQGALWVLEQEKVPKSWCDGKLPVEQRQRKDILEVSPVKKYAKLKDRCLILTEPDGSQAKISLKCCKIAAVSATSLSSKKWAKRYPIKLESKDSVVYKGYNIVYLYLETSWEKESWCKALRLASCDDDDRNRWFSILNVEFQKYLAALNVGCPSVLRPSAGFGAELLDKSVKVDNSSSKVRQFLKKLAKKASKKEQEYKLGGTSISGHEDKKLSVKSRSFQDSILSYGSRKVASIEKPLHVSVDDTCLSSSISTSTDSGSRHHLSGISDADFDEGTMCLNLLISRLFFDIKNNPKIKDSMQQRIQKALSNMRMPNYIGEVTCTAMDPGTLPPRILAMRVHPSNMTEMWALEIDVDYLGGTILNFETRLKVRELELEGEKMQLETNEVGDVTSGILADFESIGEQLKHSEEVMDEAKQKDEAKPGPGENDNPKSIQNVSSQTSRWKSMLHSIARQVSQVPISLRIKISSLRGTMRLYVKPPPSDQIWFGFTSMPDIDFNLDSSVGDRKITSGHLALLLISRFKVAIRETLVLPNRESLGVPWMLAEKDDWVPRNVAPFIWYKNNQDSVTDSTKREVPSFQSGEATHNVEANHGIPPRSETNMEKSKNVGHVPATTSKSVEPLAASSSPMHDLTAKDSSYEELKAPLVKNDRLQGFVPQSIEDKPDALMSQSHEFLEGQHIHNTEEDDTRPRRFGTKERMLGLGKKMGEKLEVRRRHIEEKGRNFVERMRAP is encoded by the exons ATGGTTTTGCTTCTGCTGGCGGTTTTCGTTCTCGGAGCGGTTACCGTTGTCGCAATGGAGGCGGTGGGGCTCTGGATTTTTTTGCGCCGTTTGACTCGGAAAGTTGAGCGAGAAGAAATCAGGGCCAAGGATGCGGCGTCCGTTCTGTATGACGACCTCAGTTCATCTTTACATGAAAAGCAG GGGGCTCTATGGGTTTTAGAACAAGAAAAAGTTCCAAAATCTTGGTGTGATGGCAAATTGCCTGTGGAGCAAAGGCAGAGAAAAGATATCCTGGAGGTTTCACCtgtaaaaaaatatgcaaaactTAAAGATCGTTGCCTGATTCTAACCGAGCCCGATGGTTCCCAGGCGAAGATTTCACTCAAGTGCTGCAAAATTGCTGCTGTTTCTGCAACAAGCTTGTCCTCAAAAAAATg GGCTAAAAGGTACCCAATCAAATTGGAGAGCAAGGATTCAGTTGTATATAAGGGATATAACATAGTTTACCTATATCTTGAGACATCTTGGGAAAAGGAATCCTGGTGTAAAGCACTTCGTCTTGCTTCATGTGATGATGACGACAGAAATAGGTGGTTTTCCATTTTGAATGTGGAGTTTCAGAAATACCTAGCAGCACTAAATGTGGGATGCCCTTCGGTTTTGAGGCCCTCTGCAGGTTTCGGTGCTGAATTACTTGATAAGTCGGTAAAAGTTGACAATTCTTCATCAAAAGTTCGCCAGTTCCTGAAAAAACTTGCAAAGAAGGCTTCTAAAAAAGAGCAAGAATATAAACTTGGTGGCACTTCAATATCAGGCCACGAAGATAAAAAATTAAGTGTGAAATCTCGCTCATTCCAAGACTCGATTCTTTCCTATGGTTCACGAAAAGTTGCCTCAATAGAAAAGCCTCTGCATGTTTCTGTTGATGATACTTGTTTGTCATCATCAATTTCAACATCAACTGATTCAGGAAGCAGACACCATTTATCTGGAATATCTGATGCAGATTTTGATGAAGGAACAATGTGTTTGAACCTGTTAATTTCACGACTTttctttgacataaaaaataatccgAAGATTAAGGATTCAATGCAACAAAGGATACAG AAAGCATTATCCAACATGCGAATGCCCAATTACATCGGTGAAGTCACATGTACAGCTATGGATCCTGGTACTCTGCCTCCACGAATTCTTGCTATGAGGGTCCATCCCTCAAATATGACTGAGATGTGGGCCTTGGAAATTGATGTAGATTATTTAGGAGGCACAATTCTTAATTTTGAGACAAGGCTTAAAGTTCGAGAACTGGAATTGGAAGGAGAAAAAATGCAGTTGGAGACAAATGAGGTTGGTGATGTCACATCTGGTATCCTTGCAGATTTTGAAAGTATTGGAGAACAACTGAAGCATTCTGAAGAGGTGATGGATGAAGCAAAACAAAAAGATGAAGCAAAACCTGGGCCAG GTGAGAATGACAATCCCAAAAGTATTCAAAATGTATCATCTCAAACGTCTAGATGGAAGTCTATGCTGCATTCTATCGCCAGACAGGTCTCACAG GTTCCTATCTCATTAAGGATCAAGATTTCTTCTCTTCGTGGAACCATGCGACTGTACGTGAAGCCTCCACCGTCAGATCAAATTTGGTTTGGGTTCACATCTATGCCTGATATTGATTTTAACTTGGATTCTTCTGTTGGAGACCGCAAAATCACAAGTGGGCACCTTGCCCTGTTGCTGATTAGTCGATTTAAG GTGGCTATTCGTGAAACCTTGGTTCTTCCTAACCGTGAGAGTCTTGGCGTTCCTTGGATGTTAGCCGAGAAAGATGACTGGGTCCCTAGGAATGTCGCTCCATTCATTTGGTATAAAAATAATCAAGATTCTGTTACTGATAGCACAAAACGAGAAGTACCGAGCTTCCAATCTGGGGAAGCAACACACAACGTAGAAGCCAATCATGGAATTCCCCCTAGATCAGAAACCAACATGGAAAAATCAAAAAATGTTGGTCATGTCCCAGCAACAACTAGTAAATCTGTGGAACCTCTTGCAGCTTCATCAAGCCCCATGCACGACTTGACAGCGAAAGATAGTTCTTACGAAGAACTTAAAGCCCCTCTAGTTAAAAATGATAGACTGCAAGGTTTTGTTCCTCAGAGCATAGAAGATAAGCCAGATGCTCTTATGTCCCAATCACATGAGTTTTTAGAGGGACAACATATTCATAACACAGAAGAAGATGATACAAGACCTAGAAGATTTGGTACAAAAGAGCGAATGCTTGGGTTAGGTAAGAAAATGGGGGAAAAACTTGAGGTGAGGAGGCGTCACATCGAAGAGAAGGGCCGAAATTTCGTGGAGAGAATGAGGGCACCATGA